DNA from Triticum aestivum cultivar Chinese Spring chromosome 7D, IWGSC CS RefSeq v2.1, whole genome shotgun sequence:
AATTCGGCAGCCAACGACGCGGGATGCAGCGGCACAACTGAAAACAAGAGTTCCAAAGTAAAGCATCTCAACTGCGCCATGCATGCAAACAAGACATCTCCAGCGAATGAGAAGGACGGACATGACATCTCCGTGGACATGTACCCCTTCATACGCAAGTACAAGGACGGCAGCATCGAGCGTTTCCTGCGCAGCCCATTCGTGCTGGCGTCGCCGGATCAGGGCGGCAACCGTGGGGTGGCGACGAGGGACGTCGTCGTCGACATGGCCACCGGCGTGTCTGTGCGCCTGTTCCTCCCGTCCCGTGCCGCCGGGACCGCACGCAGGAATGGGCTTCCTCTCGTCCTCTACGTCCATGGCGGCTCGTTCTGCACGGAGAGCGCTCTCGGCCGGACGTACCACCGCTACGCGACCTCCCTCGCCGCCAGCGCCCGGGCCCTCGTCGTGTCGGTGGAGTACCGTCTAGCGCCGGAGTTCCCCATACCCGCAGCCTACGACGACGCGTGGGCCGCGCTCCAGTGGGCGGCTTCCATGTCCGACCCTTGGCTGGCCAGCTACGCCGACCCTGCGCGAACATTCCTGGCCGGCGACAGCGCGGGCGGCAACGTCGTCTACCACACGGCAGTCCGCGCCAGCCACGAAGTCAACGACGACATGATGGACATTGCGGGGCTGATCATGGTGCAGCCTTACTTCTGGGGAGCCAAGCGGCTGCCTTCGGAGCTCGCGTGGGACGACAGCGAGGGCGTTGCGGGCCTTGCGGCGGTGTTCCCGCCGTACGGGGTGGACCGTCTGTGGCCGTTCGTGACGGCCGGCCAGTCCGGCAACGACGACCCCCGGATCGACCCTCCGGCCTCGGAGGTCTCATCGCTGGCTTGCCGCCGCGTGCTCATCGCCGTGGCCGGGAAGGACTCTCTGCGGGACCGCGGCCTCGGCCTGGCGGCCCGCATGCGTGATCACGACGCGCCGTGGCCTTGGATGACGCCGGGGCGCCGCGAGGTGACAGTGGTGGAGTCCGAAGGCGAGGACCACGGCTTCCACCTCTACAGTCCGCTGAGGGCCACCAGCAAGAGGCTCATGGGGAGCATCGTGGAGTTCATAAACCAGCAGCCCAGCTCGTCGCCTGCTAATCCTGTGGTGTTCGGCGTGCCCACGACGCCGTTCAAGGACGTGTTTGGGTATGGCATGGCCATGAAGTCCTGGGGCACACGGTCCCGTATGGCTACTTCCTTTAAAATTGGAAGGGTTGGGCCATCCAACAAAATCTCAGTTCGACTGCCGATGCCTGCTGGTAACGCTCATCACAAACATCCATTATCTGCTGCGGTTCCGTGGGGTTGTGTGATCAACAACTTTTTCTAGATGACGGCCGTCCTGATAACGCGCACATAAATTAATGTCTCATTCAGACTCTCTTCAGAGGGTCTATGACAAGGGTATGCCCTTCTCCACTGCATACTAGTACACTAAATAAAACACAAAGAGTCCACTACCTAGTATTAATTACTCTATTAGTCATGTGAGTCCTTCAGGCCAAGAGCTGGATTATTAGTTAAAACGGTCCTATTGGTACTATCCATTAGGATTTTTGGGAGATCAAATTCACAAATGTATGCCAATTACAGGCCAGGGAATTATATATAAACTTGTCTGCTTTATCTTATTATTCGGTGTCTGCTAAATTTATATTGCATGTCTTACCTTAAAAATGTATATTGTATGTCTTTTCATGTGGTCACTGCGCGCGACCATGTTTCTCTCGGCCTTCAGCATGTGGATCACATGCATGAATTGGTCACATGTGGAAGGATAAGCATATAATGGTGGATTTTTTGCAAATAAGAAGTTtcctaagaaagaatgaattggtCACATTGTTATTACCCTTagtgaagaaagaaaatgaaatgaaagggccggtcctgagattttgggggcccggggtgtcggtgtcaaaaccggcggatctcgggtagggggtcccgaactgtgcgtctaaggcggatggtaacaggaggcgggggacacaatgtttacccaggttcgggccctctcgatggaggtaataccctacttcctgcttgcttgatcttgatgatatgagtattacaagagttgatctaccatgagatcgtagaggctaaaccctagaagctagcctatggtatgattgttgttgtcctacggactaaaccctccggtttatatagacaccggagggggctagggttacacagagtcggttacaagggaggagatctacatatccgtattgccaagcttgcctttcacgccaaggagagtcccatcaggacacgggacgaagtcttcaatcttgtatcttcatagtccaacagtccggctgtccgaggaccccctaatccaggactccctcagtagcccctgaaccaggcttcaatgacgatgagtctggcgcgcagattgtcttcggtattggaaggcgggttcctcctccgaatactccatggaagatttcgaacacaaggatagtgtccggctctgcaaaacaaactccacatacaccgtagagagaataatatttccacaaatctaaactgctgacacattctgcagcatgacatcacactacggcccggtcattattcgaaccgtttttctcaaccagcaactgcacatattgcgaggcggttttcttggcccgtcttgtcaaagcagagatcgtgtccccttatcacgggattctcatcaatacgggtgtgggtaacccaaccgcaccatcaattacggcgcttggggaataagcagttttaccaggaaagtggggaggcgcagaatccctgctgcctttataaggggataaggactccctttcgcacccacgctttctccttcccgatccattcccctccgctcaagctccagcgcccaagcgttcatcttttctgcccacaaaggccttccaaaaatgtccggatccggagcaggaggcaaatggatggcctctaccgtccgggagaaggatatcaaaaagcttcgggaggccgggtatctggccaagaaaatcagccatcgtctcccgacggcgggacagatcgtccctaccctggaaccccacgagagggttgtattcctccctcacttagtccgcgggctagggtttcccctccacccgttcgttcccggcatcatgtattattatgggatcgatcttcacaatctgtcccctaattccttcctcaacatctcgacattcattgtcgtgtgcgaggcttttctccgcatctcgccacattttggcttatggctgaagatttttaatgtgaagcccaaggtagtgggtggcgagcacgccgagtgtgggggcgctatggtgagcaagatgcccaacgttacatggccaacaggcacctttaacgattctgtcaaggagtggcaacagcagtggttttacatcaccgagccgcgcggcatggaatgggccgctactcccgagtttGGATCCagtgcccccctgcggcttacatcctgggtcaagaagggcctgaactggtcctcgtccgacgaattgtcggtgctccagacgcgtattaaagatatgggagacaagaacattgaacttgtcaatgtggtccaggtgatgttacTTCGCCGGATCTTGCCTTGTCAACAccagacttgcaatctatgggaattcgatccggccaagcaccaaaccttgcgagagctttttggatcctcgcacaaggacatctggaaggtgctcttcaagtccagcaaatcgtggccggactccggcgaagaccgcgggtaccaactgtcccgccctgcaagttcggtaagtaatcgtactttttatccgcataacccaagggaagcgcttaatgtgttttctacaactctcctacgactggacgaagaaggcggagcggatccattgtccggccccactgcccgaagaaccggccgtcccacttctgacgaagatgctggtcccgacgccttacaaggtgtcgaagaagacggccgagaaggggGCCAAGAAGACCCGGGCCGGCCTTCGTCACCGCGGCACTTCGGatacaatatccgaaggctctgatgcccgttccgcctccgaagaggacgacgaggaggaagaagatgaatcccctgcgggggaaagaaagaagaggacggccaccgcacacttggaggccgagtcgcccaaaaggggaaaagctcctcttccggaggagtccattgccgccgccgacagcggcccggcgtgggatcccaaggcccagcccctggtgaacccGTGAGTATATACAGTCCTAACAcatttatgcgtccagactcatcatggcgtaatattttaacctgagccatatgttttgtagtccggcgaggtcccgtagcgaacaatcctcatcagaggattcgctgagctcagatgctatggaaagcgggacgcccccgaaggccccttccttcGAACAGGTGACtaccaccgaggcttcgtcccagagggaccccggccaaggaggagaggaaaagaccgtgaaggcggcgcctgaaggtcaaacttcaggggccgaacacatgggggagcaaattcccacgggagctgacggcgggggccatcttgaatttggctcccagccggatgcagttccgaagaccaatacggctccagaatcaagcaggcagcctctTTCAACTGGAGGGGGTATACCGGCAAcctttgtccaaccagaggcatcggatgctttgttggtggcgctgaagagcgcctccattgtcgatgaacaccgtgcccttatgggtgctgtgattgagaagatccagtctgctgagagtggactgaatggagcctgtatcagccttataaaaggttttgaggtatgtttttcgaagagtgtcatagtatggatagtagcccctgatacactattcggtgaaagaagaaaccggacagaggatcaaatttatgttcacaggaagactcattgaatgacatctatttctcttctgttataagcaggcgtctgtagcggctgtTGCCTCCCATACTGCGGAAATCCTCGGACTGAATCAAAGtttggagcgggccaaagaagaacttggccagttgaaaatgaaGTTGGGAGATAAACAGggtatgcacaagtcttgttcgcgtttagTCCGATCAATTTTCCAGTATTATAGAATATGTTCCCTGATTTTCTCTAgggatgatgaccgaagtcgaggctcttaagaaggctgtggccaaggccgaggaaaaggcagccgcagagcaggccctCCGTGAGAAGTGCtaggccagggttattaaagctgagcaggagttgcaacaggccgtgaagaaatgcgagaccttggagcagagtttaacggagaaagaatccaaaCTCACCAGGGCGCATCAGGCcgcgagcgatgcccggggggaaacccaaagcgccctgcggggatccaagaggcgaggaagatcgcggcgggtaaggctttttccttGTAAAGCAAGTTTTTGAGGAGAAGATTATGTTTCTGATTTTGAactcggatttctccaggggtatttgcggagctgccccgcagcatagcggatgctgcccaattctaccggaccaaagaaaggaacactgcgtataagctcttctggtcgcagtatttggcaccgaattatctggtgccttttatcgatcaactgaaacagttgatcgaactgcataaggtggTGGAACTAGCCATGAAGAATTTGATTATCCGGCTAAGGCCCGCCGAgctgattccaagcagctacttcgggctcgtgaagcagctTGTAAGCGCTTGCTcccgacttgatgtcatcaagcggtcggtctgcatagagggtgcacgaatggccttcgcccacgcaaaggtgcactgggggaaaatggatgctgagaagctgatgaccgaggggccgccagaggggaaggagcaccgcaagcccgaattatattatgaaaatgtccttaaaggatcctaccttgcagcggagctatgcaccaaggacattatatttccatgaatgcgaAGCATGTCGTCCTTTGTAAATGTCTGAACAGGGTCATTTATACTATTTAtttcctgttatataaaagtttaccctcctgtgcgttCGTTTTATATGTtgaacctgagagttggccagtcgtcggcttctgcccccacgtaagaagtacgagGTGTTCGGGATatacctgagcactctttatcccagtttttgggtccttcaaaggaggtgctcagcacaacgaaccaggcaatcggactatagggctttatcactctcacttagccataggagctttagtaaggtaggcgcagcccctggtgtttggaataccgtactaggggctctataagcacctgatcggagaaaaaacgatccatcgcacgctgcattggttatggcattatgcgggagaaatccttaaagattttatgacctctcgaacagctgaccagctctcgccgtatcatgacagtcagttttcggctttctctactgaggtgctcgtccggaagaaccgggacacaatcgcagtagttctcccagtgctaccttagccgatatagcggaacgtaaggtaccaaaacatgggagccgggcaaacccaactattgacccaagacatgattcggagctaatgcatataatgctataagttcggggtgccgaacttccacgaAGGTGTTCGGACATTATTGCCGTAttgtgggtaaaacgaagcccctggcacgtTTAAAGGCATATCGCGGCGTACGGATGCCACTCGACAAAAGAGTTTTAATAAGAATTGACAGCAGAGAAGCGTTATACAAATCCACATAttttatttgaatagtacgtcgatgcgtataAGACAGGTAATAatggaaaagaaatatgactgtggcACCTGCTGAGACAAGGGGGGACGAAGCTGCATGCGGATCCGGAGTATTGCCCGTCCTGGTCGACGCAAAGGTGAGCCTGTAaatgaaatgtaagaaatgtttgtgtgccagaGAGCAGTTGAGCCGCTGTATGCGGCCTAtcttggccttcgccggagtgtttaattgagctctggaggAGCCGGGCTAtgctgccgcgaagtagttcgaagtcctttggcggtatcgggagcctggccgtcgactcgaggttcagctgcaaggtgctgctcattGCTTTTGCTGTTAAGGCAGCGGTGTACTTGTTGCTGCCGGAGGAAAGGTCGGCCTTGCCCTTAAccatgatgacgccgcgtggaccgggcatcttgagcttacggtaggcgtaatgtggcaccgcgttaaatcgagcgaacgtggttcgtccgagcagtgcctgataatcactgcggaaggggacgatttcGAAGGTTAACTCTTTGGtgcggtaattgtctggtgatccgaagactacctcgagggcaatggagcctgtacaactggcttccacacctggtataatgcctttgAAAGTGGctgtagtgggtttgatcatcgaatgatcgatgcccatcttgcgcagtgtgtcctgataaagtaggtttagactgctgcctccgtccaaaAGGACTCGTGTGAAGCAGaacccgttaattattgggtcaaggactagtgcggctggattgccctgattggcgttgaCCGGACGATCTGTGTGGTTGAAAGTGACCGGCCCTAGTGTATATTGTGGGACGGCTGTTTCCGTTAAGTCGGCATTCCTAGGGGTGCGTGTCGGGTCCGGTTTGGGAATTTGGGTggtgtttaccacgttcaccgtttggatttgcgggggaaatttcttttgccctcctgtgttcggtgatctgggctcttcgtcgccatcatcgctttgagaccccccttTATTGTTTTTcgcgcctgccctgccggcttgtttgaagacccagcattctctattagtatgggtggctgg
Protein-coding regions in this window:
- the LOC123168229 gene encoding probable carboxylesterase 5, encoding MHANKTSPANEKDGHDISVDMYPFIRKYKDGSIERFLRSPFVLASPDQGGNRGVATRDVVVDMATGVSVRLFLPSRAAGTARRNGLPLVLYVHGGSFCTESALGRTYHRYATSLAASARALVVSVEYRLAPEFPIPAAYDDAWAALQWAASMSDPWLASYADPARTFLAGDSAGGNVVYHTAVRASHEVNDDMMDIAGLIMVQPYFWGAKRLPSELAWDDSEGVAGLAAVFPPYGVDRLWPFVTAGQSGNDDPRIDPPASEVSSLACRRVLIAVAGKDSLRDRGLGLAARMRDHDAPWPWMTPGRREVTVVESEGEDHGFHLYSPLRATSKRLMGSIVEFINQQPSSSPANPVVFGVPTTPFKDVFGYGMAMKSWGTRSRMATSFKIGRVGPSNKISVRLPMPAGNAHHKHPLSAAVPWGCVINNFF